The following are from one region of the Paenibacillus sp. KS-LC4 genome:
- the glmM gene encoding phosphoglucosamine mutase yields the protein MGKYFGTDGVRGVANQELTPELAYKIGRCGGFVLTGEADKPVVVIGRDTRISGPMLESALIAGLLSIGASVVRLGVVSTPAVAYITRELKADAGVMISASHNPVEDNGIKFFAGDGFKLSDETEIRIEQLIDAEQDELPRPVGGDIGTVTDDDLAKKRYLDFLKTTITGGFSGLKIVLDCANGSAYELAPAVFRELGAEIITVGAEPDGRNINAGVGSTHPEYLREQVLAHKADLGLSFDGDADRLIAIDDQGEEVDGDYILCIIGDAMKQAGKLKHDTVVTTVMANIGFFKAAGQLGLQTAQTAVGDRYVMEEMRRGGFNLGGEQSGHVIFLDYITTGDGILTALQLVDTIKASGRKLSELKTIMRKFPQVLVNVRVEDKSKYLGNQAIEAAAEEVSRELGDNGRVLVRPSGTESLIRVMAEGPDKAQVEAYVAKIVDVVKKELG from the coding sequence ATGGGGAAATATTTTGGTACAGATGGCGTGCGCGGTGTTGCGAATCAGGAACTGACGCCAGAGCTTGCTTATAAAATTGGTCGCTGCGGCGGGTTTGTATTGACGGGAGAGGCAGATAAGCCAGTCGTCGTTATTGGACGGGATACGCGTATTTCCGGCCCTATGCTGGAATCGGCGCTCATTGCTGGTTTGCTGTCCATCGGCGCGAGCGTCGTTCGTCTAGGCGTTGTATCTACGCCAGCAGTAGCCTATATTACGCGTGAGCTCAAGGCGGATGCGGGTGTAATGATTTCCGCTTCACATAATCCGGTGGAGGACAATGGCATTAAGTTTTTCGCGGGCGACGGCTTCAAGCTGTCGGATGAGACGGAAATTCGCATTGAGCAGTTAATTGATGCGGAGCAGGATGAACTGCCGCGCCCTGTAGGCGGCGACATTGGCACTGTAACCGATGATGACTTGGCGAAGAAGCGTTATCTGGACTTTTTGAAAACGACGATTACAGGCGGCTTCAGCGGCCTTAAAATCGTGCTCGACTGCGCTAACGGCTCCGCCTATGAGCTGGCGCCTGCTGTATTCCGCGAGCTTGGCGCGGAAATCATTACGGTGGGGGCAGAGCCGGATGGCCGCAATATTAATGCGGGCGTCGGATCTACGCATCCGGAATATTTGCGTGAGCAGGTGCTGGCGCATAAAGCGGATCTGGGATTATCCTTTGACGGCGATGCCGATCGCCTGATCGCCATTGATGATCAAGGCGAAGAGGTCGATGGCGATTATATTTTGTGCATCATTGGCGATGCGATGAAGCAGGCTGGAAAGCTGAAGCATGACACGGTCGTTACGACGGTTATGGCGAACATCGGCTTCTTCAAGGCTGCGGGGCAGCTAGGCCTGCAAACCGCACAAACCGCTGTTGGCGACCGCTACGTGATGGAAGAAATGCGTCGCGGCGGCTTCAATCTGGGCGGCGAGCAGTCCGGCCATGTTATTTTTCTAGATTATATTACGACGGGTGACGGCATTCTGACCGCTTTGCAACTGGTCGATACGATTAAGGCTTCCGGTCGCAAGCTCAGCGAGCTGAAAACCATTATGCGCAAGTTCCCGCAAGTGCTCGTTAATGTGCGCGTAGAGGACAAGAGCAAATACTTGGGCAACCAGGCGATTGAAGCAGCAGCGGAAGAAGTATCCCGTGAGCTTGGCGATAACGGCCGTGTGCTGGTTCGTCCATCCGGTACGGAATCGCTAATTCGCGTTATGGCAGAAGGCCCGGACAAGGCTCAGGTTGAAGCATATGTTGCAAAAATTGTTGATGTGGTGAAAAAAGAACTCGGTTAA
- a CDS encoding CdaR family protein, whose amino-acid sequence MDKWLSHPTAIKIISIVIALLLWAVVHFDPESTPAAVTSNTDKKIIEAAQIIPTGLDESKYSLVQMEPTVVRIMVEGRRSKLLTAKDEDYIISVDLSELGVGEHVVPLTYTMPSGVTLLEISQRTVKVDIEEIQTRSFDLGLKTSGTPSSGYIVGTPTLVGKETDASVKVTLPKDEMEYVGSVSATVSVEGAKSTVEDKKASVVVYDTEGKVMEHAITNPKSVDVEVPITPPIKMVPLQISYTGSLPEGLSIASIKPEIDKVAVYADQKTLDALEVYNGVTIDLGAVEQSGTVKAKVTKLDGIVLVEPAEINVEVNVVAWESLTLTRAIQITNVGEGLFAEISKPQSGEASLNIHGAPDVLSAISDKDLQLTADVQGLKAGTHTIKLKTTVPRFVTVTNEEAAFSATVVIGEKSDPVTVDPDASGGTTEPEPSPTPEPSATPDSGESTPSTGAGNDGGNDGAEATNAGGGDPSNGSATNANG is encoded by the coding sequence ATGGATAAATGGCTTAGTCATCCGACAGCGATCAAAATTATTTCCATCGTCATTGCGCTGCTGCTGTGGGCCGTCGTGCATTTCGATCCGGAATCGACTCCTGCTGCGGTGACCTCCAATACGGACAAAAAAATTATTGAGGCCGCGCAAATTATTCCAACCGGGCTGGATGAGTCCAAATATTCGCTCGTGCAGATGGAGCCGACCGTCGTAAGAATTATGGTGGAGGGCCGCCGTTCCAAGCTGCTGACCGCCAAAGACGAGGATTATATTATTTCTGTCGATTTATCCGAACTCGGAGTAGGCGAGCATGTTGTGCCGTTAACGTATACGATGCCGAGCGGCGTCACCTTGCTGGAAATTTCACAGCGCACTGTGAAGGTAGATATTGAGGAAATTCAGACGAGGTCCTTTGATCTCGGGCTGAAAACTTCAGGCACGCCTTCAAGCGGCTATATTGTCGGCACACCAACATTGGTGGGCAAAGAGACAGACGCATCCGTTAAAGTGACCCTTCCGAAGGATGAAATGGAATATGTCGGTTCGGTTAGCGCGACCGTTAGTGTGGAAGGCGCCAAATCGACAGTTGAGGATAAAAAGGCGAGTGTTGTGGTCTATGATACGGAAGGCAAGGTGATGGAGCATGCCATTACCAATCCGAAGAGCGTTGATGTGGAGGTTCCCATCACGCCGCCAATCAAGATGGTTCCGCTCCAAATCAGCTATACGGGCAGCTTGCCGGAAGGTTTAAGCATTGCTTCGATTAAACCGGAAATCGACAAGGTTGCCGTTTATGCGGATCAGAAAACGCTTGATGCCCTCGAAGTATATAATGGGGTGACTATTGATCTTGGAGCTGTGGAGCAGTCGGGAACAGTGAAGGCAAAGGTAACGAAGCTGGATGGCATCGTGCTCGTTGAGCCCGCTGAAATTAATGTTGAGGTTAATGTCGTCGCATGGGAGTCGCTCACTTTGACGAGAGCGATTCAAATAACGAACGTTGGCGAGGGTCTGTTCGCCGAAATCAGCAAGCCGCAGAGCGGCGAGGCGAGCCTGAATATTCATGGTGCGCCAGATGTGCTATCGGCGATAAGCGATAAGGATTTGCAGCTGACAGCTGATGTGCAGGGGCTAAAGGCAGGCACGCACACGATCAAGCTGAAGACAACGGTGCCGCGTTTTGTGACCGTAACAAATGAAGAAGCGGCATTTAGCGCTACAGTAGTTATTGGCGAGAAGTCTGATCCGGTAACGGTAGACCCGGATGCTAGCGGTGGCACGACCGAGCCAGAGCCGAGTCCGACGCCAGAGCCATCGGCGACGCCGGATAGCGGGGAGAGTACACCTAGCACTGGAGCGGGAAACGATGGCGGCAATGATGGAGCTGAAGCTACGAATGCTGGCGGCGGCGACCCGAGCAATGGCAGCGCCACAAATGCAAATGGCTAA
- the cdaA gene encoding diadenylate cyclase CdaA translates to MSYFADLTWQNGIKDVIDIGIVSYIIYKIILLVQGTRAVQLLKGILVLIAVWAISTWFNLYTLKWVMNQMFTFGVVSVLIIFQPELRRVLEQLGRGKLFVSSSYMDKDVVNEQIDEVMKAVQFMANRKIGALIVFERTTGVNELIESGVQMESRITSELLNNIFTPNTPLHDGAVIIRGNQIMAAGCYLPLSENPFISKELGTRHRAAIGVSEVSDAISVVVSEETGQVSLALNGMIVRDIKEESLISKLFEELTPKTNGRTKERSAFAFWKRKGGQDG, encoded by the coding sequence ATGAGTTACTTTGCAGATTTGACTTGGCAGAACGGCATCAAGGATGTCATTGACATCGGGATCGTCAGCTATATTATTTACAAAATCATTTTGCTTGTACAAGGGACTAGGGCGGTTCAGCTCTTGAAAGGAATCCTTGTGCTTATTGCTGTATGGGCAATTAGCACGTGGTTCAATTTATATACGCTCAAATGGGTTATGAACCAAATGTTCACCTTTGGCGTCGTTTCGGTGCTCATCATTTTTCAGCCTGAGCTTAGGCGGGTGCTGGAGCAGTTGGGACGCGGGAAGCTGTTCGTCAGCTCGTCCTATATGGATAAAGATGTGGTCAATGAGCAAATTGATGAAGTGATGAAGGCTGTTCAGTTTATGGCGAACCGCAAAATCGGCGCGCTTATCGTTTTTGAACGGACGACCGGCGTTAATGAACTGATTGAATCAGGTGTGCAGATGGAGTCGCGAATAACCTCCGAGCTGCTGAACAATATTTTTACGCCAAATACGCCGCTGCATGATGGAGCGGTTATTATTCGGGGTAATCAAATTATGGCGGCCGGCTGCTATTTGCCGCTGTCTGAAAATCCTTTTATTAGCAAGGAGCTAGGTACTCGCCATCGTGCGGCAATCGGCGTCAGCGAGGTTAGCGATGCGATATCGGTTGTGGTGTCGGAAGAAACAGGACAAGTTTCCTTGGCGCTCAATGGCATGATTGTACGTGATATTAAAGAAGAATCGTTAATTTCGAAGCTGTTCGAGGAGCTGACTCCAAAGACGAATGGACGCACGAAGGAACGCTCTGCGTTCGCGTTCTGGAAGCGGAAAGGAGGCCAGGATGGATAA
- a CDS encoding zf-HC2 domain-containing protein translates to MSKRKKGLAAMECKVAIGMMHDYFDGDLTKQGMMDLKGHMSTCPACLARFEQLEKTEAMTFSALEHAAVVPHYDIQSSEKLTQLILDQIPKPQAKTRPLYLRLLYKYPGVTVAAIFVLVMLGSFVSMWGHDTKLVVSGEDLHQVVIDGNTVTIPEGVHIKGNLIVENGMADVRGEIDGNVTVIDGSLNLASTGYIAGQSRTIDQALDWFWYKVTTTISGLAS, encoded by the coding sequence GTGAGCAAAAGAAAGAAAGGACTGGCTGCTATGGAATGCAAAGTCGCCATCGGAATGATGCACGACTATTTTGACGGTGATCTGACCAAACAAGGTATGATGGATTTAAAGGGGCATATGAGTACTTGTCCCGCTTGCCTCGCTCGGTTCGAACAGCTGGAGAAGACGGAAGCGATGACCTTTTCCGCCTTGGAGCATGCCGCAGTGGTCCCGCATTACGATATACAGTCTTCCGAGAAGCTTACGCAGCTTATTCTGGACCAAATACCGAAGCCGCAGGCGAAGACACGTCCGCTGTATTTGCGTTTGCTTTACAAGTACCCGGGCGTAACGGTCGCAGCGATTTTTGTATTGGTTATGCTGGGCAGCTTCGTCTCGATGTGGGGACATGATACGAAGCTGGTAGTATCGGGCGAGGATCTGCATCAGGTCGTTATTGACGGCAACACGGTTACAATTCCAGAAGGTGTGCATATTAAAGGAAATTTGATCGTTGAAAATGGCATGGCTGATGTAAGAGGCGAAATTGATGGCAATGTAACGGTTATTGACGGTTCCTTGAATCTTGCCTCGACCGGTTATATTGCCGGACAAAGCCGGACCATTGATCAGGCACTGGATTGGTTCTGGTATAAGGTGACGACGACTATCAGCGGATTGGCCTCTTAG
- the sigW gene encoding RNA polymerase sigma factor SigW — MNVLEARLAKLSLKGDQRAFAELVGLYQDKLFHMAYRMLSNRQEAEDVVQEAFMRVYRNLERYDETLKFSTWIYRIATNLCIDKLRKRKPVYSLDAESTDHEGLDGYSMIPSDNRTPESETLLSETQRIIHQAIDSLPPKYKTVMMLRYIEDLSLQEISEVMDIPVTTIKTRVHRGREFLRKKLEHKL; from the coding sequence GTGAATGTATTGGAAGCCCGCCTTGCAAAATTATCGTTAAAAGGCGACCAGCGGGCATTTGCTGAGCTCGTAGGGCTCTATCAGGACAAGCTTTTTCACATGGCGTACCGCATGCTGAGCAACCGTCAAGAGGCGGAGGATGTCGTGCAGGAAGCGTTCATGCGAGTGTATAGAAATTTAGAGCGTTACGATGAAACCTTGAAATTTTCCACCTGGATTTATCGGATTGCGACGAATCTTTGTATCGACAAGCTGCGCAAGCGCAAGCCTGTGTATTCACTCGATGCGGAATCGACGGATCACGAGGGTCTCGATGGTTATTCAATGATTCCTAGCGACAATCGAACGCCTGAATCGGAGACACTGCTGTCAGAGACACAGCGCATTATCCATCAGGCGATTGATTCGCTTCCACCGAAATACAAGACGGTGATGATGCTGCGTTACATTGAGGATTTATCGCTTCAAGAAATTAGCGAGGTCATGGACATCCCTGTAACGACAATTAAAACGAGGGTACATAGGGGACGGGAATTTCTGCGGAAGAAGCTGGAGCACAAGCTATAA
- a CDS encoding trypsin-like peptidase domain-containing protein, translating to MSEDNQYRGTNNSLNGQGDDRMEDQVNGKGQGNEQADMNTAGLSDSKDGQANAAGKYGSEQVFKTVYGYEDAAAPGQEASANAVVEANSSRTTQQQPDPLSELAASVSQQETAAGQEAAKQTTPLVASYIYEAERSPSSLRHSYEKQLGELQTMTDKGQSSAGRSGDEASSKLARRSPLKSIFAAFLAGAVVIGGFMYTADRSNLFTGGVATVNATNGSVVSNGSENSAGLKTAANSVDSQISSIYAAASPAVVKIENYGQATRSSGRGSDYWQFFGQLAPQSGQQQPNAGSDDQNSTDDSNLQLTGSGTGFIFQSDGYILTNEHVISGASQVKVTVEGYDEPFVAKVVGSSADLDLAVLKITGTTAFPTLSLGDSDSTAIGDWVIAIGNPYGFDHTMTVGVLSAKERPISVQDEAGGTKEYKHLLQTDASINPGNSGGPLLNTSGQVIGINTAVSAEAQGIGFAIPSSEIQSVLQKLMTNSL from the coding sequence ATGAGCGAGGACAACCAATATAGAGGAACAAATAACAGCTTGAATGGACAGGGAGATGATCGTATGGAGGATCAAGTAAATGGCAAAGGACAAGGAAATGAACAAGCGGACATGAACACGGCCGGATTGAGCGATAGCAAAGACGGACAGGCGAATGCAGCCGGCAAGTACGGGAGCGAGCAGGTTTTCAAAACGGTTTATGGTTATGAGGATGCTGCTGCGCCAGGGCAAGAGGCGTCAGCGAATGCGGTTGTGGAGGCAAACAGCAGCCGGACAACGCAGCAGCAACCTGATCCATTGTCAGAATTGGCAGCATCGGTATCGCAGCAGGAAACAGCTGCAGGCCAAGAGGCTGCAAAACAGACGACCCCGCTTGTTGCTTCCTATATCTATGAGGCGGAGCGATCCCCTTCGAGTTTGCGCCATTCGTATGAGAAGCAGCTGGGTGAGCTGCAGACGATGACGGATAAAGGGCAAAGCAGCGCAGGCAGGAGCGGGGACGAGGCTTCCTCCAAGCTGGCGAGGCGTTCGCCGTTGAAGTCTATTTTCGCCGCGTTTCTGGCAGGGGCTGTCGTCATCGGCGGTTTTATGTATACGGCAGATCGCAGCAATTTGTTTACAGGCGGCGTAGCTACAGTGAACGCGACAAACGGCAGCGTTGTGAGCAATGGCAGCGAGAACAGCGCAGGCTTGAAAACAGCCGCCAACTCGGTGGACAGCCAAATATCCAGCATTTATGCTGCGGCATCTCCAGCGGTCGTCAAAATTGAAAACTACGGTCAGGCAACGCGCTCAAGCGGACGAGGCTCGGACTACTGGCAGTTTTTTGGCCAGTTGGCCCCGCAAAGCGGCCAGCAGCAGCCAAATGCAGGCTCGGATGACCAAAACAGTACAGATGATTCCAATTTGCAGCTTACCGGCTCTGGAACGGGATTTATATTCCAGTCCGATGGCTACATTTTAACCAATGAGCATGTCATTAGCGGGGCTTCGCAAGTGAAGGTAACTGTAGAAGGCTATGATGAACCGTTTGTAGCCAAGGTTGTGGGCTCCAGCGCTGATTTGGATTTGGCTGTTCTGAAAATTACCGGAACGACTGCATTCCCGACGCTGTCGCTGGGAGACTCCGATAGCACAGCCATCGGCGACTGGGTTATCGCCATCGGCAATCCATATGGCTTCGACCACACGATGACGGTTGGTGTGCTAAGCGCGAAAGAACGCCCAATTTCTGTACAAGATGAAGCTGGAGGCACGAAGGAATATAAACATTTGCTTCAGACCGATGCGTCCATTAACCCAGGCAACTCAGGAGGCCCGTTGCTGAATACGAGCGGACAGGTCATTGGCATTAATACGGCGGTAAGCGCGGAGGCGCAAGGTATTGGTTTTGCTATTCCATCTAGTGAAATTCAAAGCGTGCTTCAAAAGCTGATGACAAATTCCTTATAA
- the ppc gene encoding phosphoenolpyruvate carboxylase, with the protein MSEQAATNLSASRQQANNLLRRDVRFLGNILGEVLVHQGGKELLEIVEQIRETSKSLRAEYIPELFAQFKTTVSSLSPEIRHQVIRAFAIYFQLVNIAEQNHRIRRKRDYERSTGEGVQRGSIESAVAELKERQIAVEDVQQMLNGISLELVMTAHPTEATRRAVLDIHKRIAEDVMELDNPTLTYREREKLREKLLNEVLILWQSDELRDRKPTVIDEVRNGLYYFDETLFEVLPAVYEELERCLEKYYPGEKWHAPDFLRFGSWIGGDRDGNPSVTAKVTWEALTMHRLLAIRKYEETLNELMGHLSFSTNIVEVSDELIESIRRDREQVELKCVELWRNTKEPYRIKLGFMLEKLANTRNEALKGSAMRYNSPQELLEDLKIIDRSLRNHFADYVADTHIGKLVRQVELFGFHLMTLDIRQHSKEHENAMAEILAKMNITPDYAGLNEDEKVELLHRLLNDPRPLTSSHLDYTDATRECLDVYHTAYRAKQEFGPNCISSYLISMTQGASDMLEVMVFSKEVGLFRQDRDGTVHCSVQSVPLFETIDDLHAAPAIMKQLFELPIYRQAVAARGDLHEIMLGYSDSNKDGGAVTANWELRVALKEITAAANEYDIKLKFFHGRGGALGRGGMPLNRSILAQPPHTVGGGIKITEQGEVLSSRYSMQGIAYRSLEQATWALITAARLAKYPEQGQVAEPEWEEIACSISETALEKYQDLIFRDPDFLTYFKESTPLPEVGELNIGSRPSKRKNSDRFEDLRAIPWVFAWTQSRYLLPAWYAAGTALQQYVDGSEERLQTLKTMYEHFPFFRSLIDNLQMALAKADLIIAKEYAGMISDEAIRDRIFQQIESEYTLTSQMILSITGQTEILDNVPVIQESIRLRNPYVDPLSYMQVQLLTELRELRAKDEDDPELLREVLLTINGIAAGLRNTG; encoded by the coding sequence ATGTCGGAACAAGCTGCAACGAATTTATCGGCAAGCCGCCAGCAAGCGAACAATTTGCTGCGCAGGGATGTTCGGTTTCTAGGCAACATACTCGGCGAAGTGCTCGTCCACCAGGGCGGTAAGGAATTGCTTGAAATTGTGGAGCAAATCCGTGAAACAAGCAAATCGTTGCGAGCGGAATATATTCCGGAGCTATTCGCGCAATTCAAGACGACCGTGTCGTCATTGAGCCCGGAAATTAGGCACCAGGTTATTCGTGCCTTTGCGATTTATTTTCAACTGGTTAACATTGCTGAACAAAATCACCGCATTCGCCGCAAGCGCGATTATGAGCGTTCCACTGGGGAAGGCGTTCAACGCGGCTCCATTGAGAGTGCTGTAGCGGAACTTAAGGAACGTCAAATCGCAGTTGAAGATGTACAGCAAATGCTGAATGGCATTTCGCTGGAGCTTGTTATGACCGCACATCCAACGGAAGCGACACGCAGAGCGGTGCTTGATATTCACAAGCGTATTGCCGAAGATGTGATGGAGCTTGATAATCCAACGCTGACCTACCGTGAGCGTGAGAAGCTTCGCGAGAAGCTGCTGAATGAAGTGCTTATTTTGTGGCAAAGCGATGAGCTTCGCGACCGTAAGCCTACGGTTATCGACGAAGTTCGCAACGGTTTGTATTATTTTGATGAAACGCTGTTTGAGGTGCTGCCTGCTGTTTACGAAGAGCTTGAGCGCTGCCTTGAGAAATATTATCCGGGTGAAAAATGGCATGCGCCAGATTTTCTCCGTTTTGGCTCGTGGATTGGCGGCGACCGTGACGGCAACCCTTCCGTAACCGCTAAGGTGACTTGGGAAGCGCTGACGATGCACCGCCTGCTAGCCATTCGCAAGTATGAAGAAACGCTGAATGAGCTAATGGGCCATCTCAGCTTTAGTACGAATATTGTGGAAGTGTCGGATGAATTGATTGAATCAATTCGCCGCGACCGCGAGCAGGTTGAGCTGAAATGCGTAGAGCTGTGGCGCAACACGAAGGAGCCTTACCGGATCAAGCTTGGTTTTATGCTGGAGAAGCTCGCCAATACGCGCAATGAGGCGCTCAAAGGCTCGGCTATGCGCTATAACAGCCCTCAAGAGCTGCTGGAGGATTTGAAAATTATTGACCGCAGCTTGCGTAATCACTTCGCGGATTATGTAGCAGACACGCATATTGGCAAGCTGGTTCGTCAGGTTGAGCTGTTCGGCTTCCATCTGATGACGCTGGATATTCGCCAGCACAGCAAAGAGCATGAAAATGCAATGGCTGAAATTTTGGCGAAAATGAACATTACACCAGATTATGCAGGTTTGAATGAGGATGAAAAGGTTGAGCTGCTGCATCGCCTGCTGAATGATCCTCGTCCGCTCACGTCGAGCCACTTGGATTATACGGATGCAACGCGTGAATGCCTCGATGTGTACCATACGGCTTACCGTGCGAAGCAAGAGTTTGGCCCCAACTGCATTTCCAGCTATCTGATCAGTATGACGCAGGGCGCCAGCGATATGCTGGAGGTTATGGTCTTCTCGAAGGAGGTTGGCTTGTTCCGTCAAGATCGCGACGGCACGGTTCACTGCTCTGTTCAATCGGTGCCGCTGTTCGAGACAATCGACGACCTTCATGCGGCTCCAGCTATTATGAAGCAGTTGTTCGAGCTGCCGATTTACCGTCAAGCCGTTGCGGCTCGCGGCGATCTGCATGAAATTATGCTAGGTTACTCCGACAGCAATAAAGATGGCGGAGCAGTTACAGCGAACTGGGAGCTGCGTGTAGCTCTTAAGGAAATTACAGCAGCGGCGAACGAATATGACATTAAGCTGAAGTTCTTCCACGGACGCGGAGGAGCACTTGGTCGCGGTGGAATGCCGCTGAACCGCAGTATTTTGGCACAGCCGCCGCATACGGTTGGCGGCGGCATCAAAATTACCGAGCAAGGCGAAGTGCTTTCCTCGCGTTATTCGATGCAGGGCATCGCTTACCGCAGCTTGGAGCAGGCGACTTGGGCGCTTATTACAGCAGCGCGTTTGGCTAAATATCCGGAGCAGGGTCAGGTGGCCGAGCCGGAGTGGGAAGAAATCGCCTGTTCGATTTCTGAGACAGCGCTGGAGAAATATCAGGATTTGATTTTCCGCGATCCGGATTTCCTTACGTACTTTAAGGAATCGACACCGCTGCCGGAGGTTGGCGAGCTGAACATCGGCTCCCGTCCGTCCAAACGGAAAAACAGCGACCGCTTTGAAGACCTGCGTGCGATTCCATGGGTATTCGCATGGACGCAAAGCCGTTATCTGCTGCCAGCCTGGTATGCAGCCGGCACAGCGCTCCAGCAATATGTAGATGGAAGCGAAGAGCGTCTGCAAACGCTAAAAACGATGTATGAGCATTTCCCATTCTTCCGCTCTTTGATCGACAACTTGCAGATGGCACTGGCGAAAGCCGATCTTATTATTGCGAAGGAATATGCGGGCATGATTTCCGATGAGGCTATTCGCGATCGTATTTTCCAGCAAATTGAGTCGGAGTATACGCTGACTTCGCAAATGATTTTGAGTATTACAGGCCAAACGGAAATTTTGGATAATGTACCTGTTATCCAAGAGTCGATTCGCCTCCGTAATCCATACGTCGATCCGCTGAGCTACATGCAGGTTCAGCTTCTGACTGAGCTCCGCGAGCTGCGGGCGAAGGACGAGGATGATCCAGAGCTGCTTCGTGAAGTGTTGCTTACAATTAACGGAATTGCTGCTGGTCTGAGAAACACGGGCTAA